In Capricornis sumatraensis isolate serow.1 chromosome 6, serow.2, whole genome shotgun sequence, the genomic window TctgcaccgtgtgtgtgtgtatgtgtgtgtaaatgtgtgtataCCTGTGTGTACACACCTGTATGCTTGTGCATGAGTAAGAGCTAGGGGGCTCTGGCAATGTAGGGGGAGCATTTTCGGTTGTCACAATGATGGAGGCAGGATGCTGTTGGGGTAGAGAGGGTACGAAGCACTAAATGTCCCACTCTGCATGGGATGGTCCAAGCAGTGAGGGCTGGTTGTATCTCATAGAAAATCTAGGCAAGATAATTACCACGGTCTGAGAAAGCTGaacgttgaagaattgatgcttttgaactgtggtgttggagaagactcttaagagtcccttggactgcaaggagatccaaccagcccatcctaaaggagatcagtcctgggtgttccttggaaggactgatgctgaagctgaaactccagtactttggccacctcttgcgaagagttgactcactggaaaagaccctgatgctgggagggtttgggggcaggaggagaaggggacaacagaggatgagatggctggatggcatcaccgactcgatggacaggagtttttgtaaactccgggagttggtgatagacagggaggcctggcatgctgcagttcacggggtcacaaaaagtcggacacaactgagcgactgaactgaactgaactgagacttttaatattttgagaccATTATTGGAAAACAGGCTTATTGCTACTTAATCCAAGGAAGAATTTCCTTGTGCTGTTACGGTTATGGTGCCAAGGAATGAAGACCCATCAAAGGCCCCACTGCCCTGGAAAAGGGTGGTGGTTgctagtttagtcgctaagttgtgtctgacactttgggaccccacagactgtagccctccaggctcctctatccatggtattttctaggccaggatattggagtggattgccatttccttctccaggggatcttcctaaccaaggaattgaacctgtgtctcctgcttggcaggtggattctttatcattgagtcaccagggaagctggaaaaGGGTGGGTCTAGTTAACTAGAAAGCCCCTCCATCTGTGTGAAGATGGGAAGGTTTGGGATGAAGGGCTGGTGGAAGCAGAATTCCTATCCCTGACCGACTAGAgttgggggtagggggaggggtgtgggatgggaggaggagagaggagactcTTGTGTGTTCCGTGCTGGGCCCTTGGGTAGCCGAGGCTCTGTGAAGCAAATTGAGCAGGGAAAATTCTTAGAGGTGTGGGGTTGGGGAGAAAAGGATGTTCAAAAAAGTGATGTCAAATGTTCAGTATAAAGTTGTGTTCAGAAGTGTATACATTTTCCCACATTCCATCTTCCCGTTAAATCTAGGGCACATTCCCAGGTGCCTAGGGGGGGTGAGTTTTTCCTCACTCCAGTTTTTCCTCGTTTTGCCAACGAGTGAGGAAGGGGCCCACTGTTGCATCTCAGTAATTGCTCCAAGGAACTGAGACAGCTCTCCTGGGGCTCATGAGTGATCCACACTGAATCAACTCTGAGAAGTTTGGAAGCAGAGAGACCACAGGAAGGCAGAACCCTCATGCTGAAATCTTGGAGAGGGCCTTCAGCTGGAGAGAAagattcctggcagtccagtaattATAGTCCTAATGATGACTAGCATTTACCGAGCGGTTACCGTCAGCAGGTTTGAAGAGGCGTGTTTGACAGTGGTTAAGTAAGCAGATTCCCAGTTTAGGTTTCCTGGGTCTAAATTCCAGCCCTACCTGGTCTGCCTGTGGGGCCTTGGCAGGTTACACACACTTCTCCAAGTGCTGGCTTCCCCATCTGGAATGGTGGCAGTCTCGGTGCTTACCTTGGAGGTCGATTAAATAACGTAACTCACATAAGGCACAGCGCACTGTCTGGGACACTGACTTCTCGGTAGAATCAGAGGTTGTTACAAAGATGGTCACTGCTCCATTATCACTGGTGGCGGAGGGGGAGAGCGCAGCTGGCATTGAGGTTTCCATACATCctgtcatttaattctcacatcaaTTCCATGAGGCAAATGTTTTATATACAGATGGAAGTGTTTTATTTGCAGTTCCATGAGGCCAATGTTTTATTGTACAGATGAAAATATGGAGGCAAAGAGAGGCGAAGAGACTtctcccaaggtcacaaagctagcaATTCTGGGTTTGAGCTCAGGCCTCTCTGATCCCGTGGTCCTGCTCCTCGTCCTCCTCCAGGCAGTCTCCAGGATTGTCTAGCAGTGGGGTGAGATGCCTTGATAAGTCAAGAGACTCCCGTCAACAGGCACTGGAAGAGGATTTTTCTACTCTGGGAAGGAGCACAGATGACTTTTGGCTCCAGGACTCAATGCTGTGACTCAATTTTAGTTTTTGGGAAGGGTTCTGGGAATTGTTGATGAGCTTCCAGGCCTGGGTCATGAGGTTTGAGAGCCAGGGGGTGCTAAGAAGGCCCGCAGACCCAGAAGGCCACTGTGCTGGCCTTAACACATATGGAGGTGGTGTgagtggcatgtgtgtgtgtgtgcgcgtgagCGCATGCGTGCTGAATCAacactattttgttttcttcgTCAAGAGCCCTGGCCCTCCTGCTACTGTGGTCGACTCACAAGGAATAGTCTGCACTCAGGGTCACAGGTGGTGACCTGTGGAAATTCCAGGAAGATGGGCACAAAATTCCAGGAAGATGACAGGGGAGGGCTGGAGGCTTGGGGACCACTGTACCCCTGGCATTCTTTATGCAGAAAACTTGACCCTTCTATTCTCCAGGACTGGCCAGGGGGATCTCCGCTTGGGAGGCAGTGATCTTGGGAGCTCCATGGTGGGGGCCCAGGGGCCTGGGAGCAGGAGATAGTGAGTTAGGACCAATTGTGCCACCATCCCACAGGGGGGACCTTCGCTTCCCCCATCCAGACAAGAAGGGGCCGGGGCTAGGCTcctgggtggtggggagggccCTGGACGTCTGGCTCTACATCCTTGGAATTCCCCAAGCCGGGAAGGCTCAGGAGTATTCCCCTAAAAGGCCCGGTGGGGGAATGACCGGCCCAAGGAAGCTTTATTGCATCAAAGAATAGGAAAGCAATACTGTGCAGACATTTCCGATAGGAaaggttcctgggttgggaatgggACTAGGGGGTGCTTTCTTCCTGTTTAGGGCATGTGACCTCTCCGGGGACAAAGAATAGCTGCTACCACCTCAGTCAGGATGGAGTGTGAGAAAATAGGCTGGAATTATAGCAAGAAGGCTTAAGGTTAGACACTTAGTTTAACCAGATAAAGCACTCGGATCACTTACTCTGAGAGGGATTCAGCCTGAAGTTGTAAACAGGTTTAACAAGGCTTACAGAAATCCACAGAAGCTTCACTCAAAGGCAGAAATATGGGGAAGATAAGCTTTCAAATCAACAACGGAGTTAGTCATGTCAACCATATTCCTAGTACCATGCTGGGTATCTTGGCAATGGGTACCTGGTTCTTAGGTACAGAACAGATGTCCCTAACTCCAGGATCAGTCCCAGGTACCCATTCCCCAGAAACTTGTAGCACAAAGCTGGAAGAGAGTCTGAAAACCAATCAAAGCCTTCTCCTCCCCACAAAATTTTCAAAGTTCAAATCCAGGAtgtagtatttattgagcactcgcTGAGTGCTAAGCCCTTTAAATGCATGAGATCACGGAATTCATGAATGAAATAGTACATTCACTGTTTGGGGGAGAAAGAAGTGGGCTCAGAGAGGCTGTGTCCCACGCCCGGGGCCACGCGGCAGTCAAGCGGCAGAACCATCTTTCCTCAAGGTGCCGTGTGTTCCCAGGCTAGATGTCCAAGCTTGGgacctttcactttccttttctgtgccAGGCGCTGTGCCATATGGTGGGAGTTCTAGGGACAACAGGCCAGCCCCCATCCTCATGAATTTACCCTTGATAGCTGGTTCAGAGGAGGAATTCTTGCTGTTGGAAATTTGGTGTCTGCAGACCATTCCAGAAGCATCCaaggcagtgagaagcctgggcagggGTGCAGGGGCTCAAGGAAGTTGAGAACCGAGAGGACAACGGGAGATGAAGACTTTCTGTGGAAAGGTGGTCAGGCTAGGTGAGGACAGAGTCCCTGACTCCAGGATCAGTCGTAGCGGGGAGGGCACCATGAATGGAGATCTCCGAGGCTGGAGCGCCTGGGTGTCCAGCATCCCAGACATGTGATGAACAGCGCCCTCGGACACAGGATGCGGAGGCGATTAGGCACACAGACTTTGGAACTGGGCAGATCTGGACTCAACTTGACTCtagctctgtgtgaccttggacaagttacttgccctctctgaggctcagtttctccAACCGATAAACAAGAATTCTTTCTCGAAAGGGTTGGCCCTGTGCTTGACGTGTTATAAGCCCTCCATCTATGGGGGCTGCTCTCATTCGGTTATGCCTGGGCATAACtgcttctgtctgccttctggtcTCCGTTTCCCAGATAAGAGAATATCTTCTGAGCAGCTCTGAGAGGCCATGGCTCCGTCAGAGACTCTGGGCAGGGGCTGACCAGGGCCTGGTCCCCACGGAGATCAAATTTCCAGCCCCTCCGTGGAGCCAAGTAAACACAGGGGAGACAGCAAGGCTCCCTCCGCTGCCCACTAACAACCAGATTCCTGAAGCCACCGCAGCCGCGGCTGCTCACTCTGATTGTGTCTGGCTCCAGTGTCCCCAGGCCCTGCTGCCGTCACCCTCATGAGACCCTGAGGTTCGAGGTGGGGGTGTGGAAGAGGCGTTGCAAGCCAGTTTCGTGGTGGCGGCGGCGGCCAGTGTGTCAGCTGCTTCCAGGAGCAGATGGCttgtctctcagagttttccgttctggctcttccttcctctcttggtCATTTCATGGACCGCTAACGCTGCTGACAGATGAGACAGAGCCCAGGATGCTGAGCAaactccctcccccagccctgaaaCGGCTGCATCCCCACTATCTGGGGCCAAGGCCAGTGGCCCTAATTTTATAATCTCTCAATTGTTCTATTCTCTGACTTTTTACTTTCCAAGGGAAATTAGCATGTTATTTACTGAGCACATCTATGTCCTAGGCATAGGTGAGCAAGACACAAAATCCCAGTCTTCAAGGATTTCTTGAAGGATCATTTCTGCCTGGTGAATTCCTATCCACTCTTCAAAGTCCAGTTCGAATATCTTCTTCCATTTCTCCCTGCTATTCATCTCATGCCACTTCCTCAAGGATTCTCTGCATGATCATGTGAGCTTTTTGGCAGTTCTCTGGGGCCAAGCTCTCTTTTGCTTGAGAAGCTTCACTGGGGCTGATGCTGCCACCTCCAATTCCTCCTACCCCTCATTCCCAAGCAAACCATACTCACTCTTCAGAACTCAGGACCCCTGGACTTTACCCTCAAGGCCATTAAGATGCTCAAGATCCCAAAGGCACTCTGTCAGTTATGTTTTTACAGTGTGCTATTTGATTCCTGGCCATCTCCCTCTCTGGAATGTACATTCCACGGGGACAAGAAGAGGGTAATGGTATGTGGTCTGGTATGTGGAAGACTCTCAGTATACATCTGCTAAACagacccctcctccaggaagtcctccctgatTTCCTCAGTTTCTCTCCCATCTGCTTATTTCTCATCACTTTCTTTCTTGTCTCACTttgtttatgaatttttaaattctagaatATTTATACACAGAAGAAAGTACATAAAATATGTGTACAGTTTAACAAATTATTATAAAGCAAACGCCAACTTAAGTACCACACAGGTTAAGATTTAGAACAAAATCAGAAACTAGATCTCCCTGTATGTCTTTCTCATCCCACTAGAGTCAGTGCTGATCTTTTGATCATGTCTTGCTTTATTTTATCGTTTTGTTTCTACAGAGGACTTCCCAAACCATGGAGTTTCATTTGCCCACTTTTTTGAATGTGATGTGTGTAGAATCACCTGCACATATTCTTGTGCGAGCTTGGCCTCTTCGGCTCAATATTATGTTTGTGAGGCTCAGCCATGTTGGGGTGTATACTTGAAGTTCATTGACTTTCTTTgagcatagttttttttttaatcatatgacatcatttatttattcattctactgCTGATAGACATTTTAACTATGCCACTGTAAGCTTTCTGTTTTGTCTCCTGGGGTGCACATGCACTCAGATTTTAGGGtctatacccaggagtgggactgctgggtcataggaTATGCAATTTTATGAAATAATGTCAACAAACACTTTTTCTAACAAATACGTCCACAAAGGTTTAAAgaactcttttaaaaagtaactttgaGATATCACTTTACATGCAATAAAATACAcccatttaaatgtatattttgatGTGTTTGGacaggtttctctggtggctcagacagtaaagaatctgtctgcaaggcaggcgggaaaccccagtttgatccctgggttggaaagatcccctggagaagagaatgagtaTCCAGTCCCgtattcttacatggagaattccatggacagagaaacttggcgggctacagtccatgggaccgcagagtcagacacgactgagagacgaaagctttccttctttccttagaCATCTttgtaaccaccaccaccatcaagatACAGAGCATGACTGTCACCTCCAAAAGTTCCTTCATGACCCTTTCCTGACAATGTCTGCCACCTCTGGCCTCAGTCCACACTGGTCTGCTTACTGTCACTATAGATTAGATTTGCTTTTTCCAGACATTGGTGTATATATGGGGACCATGCTGTTCAACTAACATAAATAGTGATTCTAAATGTGAGTTAAGAAatacaggggaaaaaagcaatTTTTGTTTAGAGATTGTTTTCACAGGTTTATATAGTtgttatatgggcttcccaggtggtgctaatggtaaagaacccacctgccaatgcaggagacctaagagatgtttgatccctgggttgggaagatcccctggaggagggcatggcaacccactcctgtattcttgcctggagaatccaatggacaggggagcctggagggctacagtccatagggttgcaaagagtcggacacgactaagcaacttagTATAGCTACAGTGTGCAGTATTTTGTATCTGGCCTCTGCCGGTCAGTGTAACATTTCTGAGATTCATCCACATGTGGGTATGAGCAGTTCATGTCTTTGGGCTCTGGATCAGTGTTCTATTGTATGGATGTGCCGGTTTGTTTACACAGTCATCAGTTGAttgacatttggattatttccaacTTGGGGGTATTACAGATGAAGTTACTATGAATATCCATGAACAAGCCTTTATGaggacatttgtttttatttctctaagaTAAATACTgcagagtggaatttctgggtaaTGTGGTAAATGCGTGCTTAACTGGATAAGCAGCTGTCAACCTGTTTTCAAAGAATCATTTTATATCCTTACCAGCAATATATGAGAATTCCGGCGGCTCTCTATCTTTGTCAGCACTTGGTATATTGTCAGTAATTTTAGTTTTGGCCACTCTGGTGGGGGTGTAGTAGCATCTCACTGTCATTTGCACTTACATTTCTTTAATGACAAATGACATCAAGCATCTTATGTGCTTACTGgttatttgtgtatcttcttttgtgaagtgtctgttcaaatatatatatttttaatggtttATCTTTTTAGTATTAATTtgaaagagttctttatatattctggatacaagttctTTGTCAGAACATTGTATCATGAATATTTTCCCCCAGTTGTTGGTTAACTTTTATTACTTAATAATGTCTTTAAAGAGCAGAAGTTTAAAATTTGATGAAGTTCaattaagacttttttgtttccatttgctGCATTTTGTGTCCTTTATAGGAAATTCTTGCCTAATCCAAGGTTGAAAGaatttcttctatattttcttctagaaattttataattttagcttttatGCCTCAGTCTATGatctgacaccacccttatggcagaaagtgaagaggaactaaaaagcctcttgatgaaagtgaaagaggaaagtgaaacagttggcttaaagctcaacattcagaaaacgaaaatcatggcatctgatcccatcacttcatggcaaatagatagggaaacagtggaaacagtagctgactttattttgggggctccaaaatcactgcagatggtgactgcagccatgaaattaaaagacacttactccttggaagaaaagttatgaccaacctagatagcatattcaaaagcagagacattactttgccaacaaaggtctgtctagtcaaggctatggtttttccagtggtcatgtatggatgtgagagttggactgtgaagaaggctgagcgctgaggaattgatgcttttgaattgtgatgttggaggagactcttgagagtcccttggactgcaaggagatccaaccagtccattctgaaggagatcaaccctggaatttctttggaaggaatgatgataaagctgaaactccagtactttggccacctgatgtgaagagttgactcattggaaaagactctgatgctgggagggattgggggcaggaggagaaggggacaacagaggatgagatggctggatggcatcaccgactcgatggacaggagtttgggtaagctctgggagttggtgatggacagggaggcctggtgtgctgcgattcatggggtcgcaaagagttggacacgactgagcgactgaactgaactgaactgatgatctatTTCACATCAGTGTTTTGTATGTGGACCAAGGTAAACGTCAagttcttctatttttttatgttGATCCCTTCTTGAATTATCTTGGCACTTTTGTCACAATCAACTGGCCCTGTGTGTTTGGATCTGTTTTGGGAACTCATCCTCTCCCATTGATCTTTGTATCAGCAGTTTTGCCAGTGGCGCTCTGCCCTAATCACTACAGTGTCATCATAGGTGTGAAATCAGGTTATTTAAGCCCTTcaaatttgctcttcttttttgaGCTTCATCAAGTAGAAGCTTAGATAATTGATTTGAAACCTATCGTGTCTAATACAAACATTTGAAGCTATAAATTTCCCCTTAAGCAGTTCTTAAGCTGCATCCCACTCATTTCAGTCCCCTGGCCTAAGCTTGTTTCCCCGCATGCCTACTTTCTAAGGTTTTGTAACCAGCCCCTACTTTGCAAAGGGAAGAACCCTACAAGTGGCCTCTTAACTTCCTCTGTTGCTCCTTCTAATTCATTTCCTCCAGAACAGCCGGAGGGAAGTTTTGAGAGTAAATCCATGACATGCCTGCACTGCTCTGAACCATGTTCTtacaacttcccactagctcccCTTTCTACTTAGAAAAATATCCAAGCCCCTATCAAGGCTGTGCGCGATCTGGCTCCCACCCACGTCCTGgatctcattttctctctcctacCTGGTCCTTTTATCACATTTGAGGtgttctggcttttttttttgtttctctcaaCTCATGAAGCTCTTTCCTTGCCTCTGAGCCTCTGTAAATACGATTCCTGTGACCTGGAATGCTCTCCTCCTGTATCAATTAACTGTTGCCAGGTAACAAACCATCCCCAAACCTAATGACTTAAAAAACGAATCATCCCTCTTTCCCTGCCACCACAGAGCCGCATGGAGGCTGAGGCTCGGATGCATTCAAGATTTGGCTCTACCGGTAACCCACCTCCATGGCGGAGGAAGGCATTGCTGCTGGAGGTGTAATGGACGTTAATACTGCTTTGCAACAGGTGCTGAAGACCGCCCTCATCCACAATGGCTTAGCATGTGGAATTCATGAAGCTGCCAAAGCTTTAGACAAGAGCCAAGCCCATCTATGTGTGCTCACATCCAACTGTGATGAGCCTATGTATGTCAAGCTGGTGGAGGCCCTTTGTGCTGAGCATCAAATCAACCTTATCAAGGCTGATAACAAGAAACTAGGGGAATGGGTAGGCCTCTGTAAAACTGACAGAGAGGGAAAACCCCGTAAAGTGGTTGGTTGCAGTTGTGTGGTGGTTAAGGACTATGGCAAAGAATCTCAGGCCAAGGATGTCATTGAGGAGTACTTCAAATGCaagaaatgatgaaataaaaaactgagttctgtttaaaaaaaaaaaaaatccatgttctCTTAGGAGGCAGTGAGACAGCCAAATTGCTATGCTGGTCTGGTTAGGGATTGGTTGATCTTGGTTAGGGCCTCTCATGCATCTTTGGTCAATGGTGGGTTGGGTAGTGGCCCTGCTGACCTTGGCTGGGTTCCCTTACATGAAGGTGATTTGAGGGCTGTTGACTGGTCTAGCCTGGCCTTGGCTACAAAGGCTGAGACAACTTGACTTTCATCCAtatgtctcttccatctctccAGCAGGCTTGCTGGGGGTGAAGGCAGGAATCCAGGGGAAGGAAAACTCCTGCAAGCATGTTTTCAAGCCTCAGTGTAGGTCAGGTCTCCTGAAAGCTATTGCCACAGCAGTCCATGGCCAAGTCCAGAttcaagatggggaaacagactgTGCAACTTTAGTGAGAAGAGCTGCAAGGTCACAGGACCTTGCGAAGGAGAAAAGCGGGAGCATCTTCGCCCCTGCCCCTTCTTTCCACCTAgtaccttctcatcctctgtctcctccttgaaGAATTCTTCGCTGACCATCCTGGGGGCAACAGTCATCCCCCAAGTTTTCTCAGTAGCATT contains:
- the LOC138080817 gene encoding small ribosomal subunit protein eS12-like; this encodes MAEEGIAAGGVMDVNTALQQVLKTALIHNGLACGIHEAAKALDKSQAHLCVLTSNCDEPMYVKLVEALCAEHQINLIKADNKKLGEWVGLCKTDREGKPRKVVGCSCVVVKDYGKESQAKDVIEEYFKCKK